One Panicum virgatum strain AP13 chromosome 3N, P.virgatum_v5, whole genome shotgun sequence DNA segment encodes these proteins:
- the LOC120665787 gene encoding uncharacterized protein LOC120665787, whose product MARLRPGAPLRNGAGGEGQPSGPSALGVAMPGVDEHPGDDHLADELEMEDDDVREDAAALFGIDVGDGNVPNNVIDVDAEAGAGDGGGGAAMAAGCGSTDTHVTSSSGKRKSSVWADFKEVRKMMCELLLSVTFVARDCLLDLVLVLVICVTAYDDDFDILLWWRDHKLTYPILSIMARDIMSVPVSTIFSESCFSLTGRILEERRRRLLPENVEMLTCIKDWELGARREQHEAEDTELEEAFKNLFLDDEGAGGGGAVS is encoded by the coding sequence ATGGCTCGGCTCCGGCCCGGTGCTCCGTTGAGGAATGGTGCTGGAGGCGAGGGTCAACCGTCCGGCCCGTCCGCGCTCGGGGTCGCAATGCCGGGGGTGGATGAGCATCCTGGCGACGACCACCTAGCGGACGAGCTAGAAATGGAGGACGACGACGTCCGTGAGGACGCTGCGGCGTTGTTTGGTATCGATGTCGGTGACGGCAACGTTCCGAACAACGTTATTGATGTCGATGCCGAGGCCGGTGCCGGCGACGGTGGTGGAGGGGCCGCGATGGCAGCAGGGTGCGGCTCCACCGACACTCATGTTACCTCATCTTCAGGTAAACGCAAATCCAGTGTCTGGGCTGATTTCAAGGAGGTAAGGAAAATGATGTGCGAGTTGCTGCTATCTGTAACATTTGTAGCAAGAGATTGTCTGCTAGATCTTGTTCTGGTACTGGTCATTTGTGTCACTGCTTATGATGATGACTTTGACATACTTCTTTGGTGGCGTGACCATAAGCTAACCTATCCAATCCTATCTATAATGGCTAGAGATATCATGTCTGTTCCTGTATCTACTATCTTTTCCGAGTCTTGTTTCAGTTTAACAGGAAGGATCCTTGaagagcggcgacggcgcctcTTGCCAGAGAACGTGGAGATGCTTACCTGCATCAAGGATTGGGAGTTAGGGGCAAGAAGAGAACAACACGAAGCCGAGGACACAGAGCTGGAGGAAGCATTCAAGAACCTCTTTCTTGATGATGAaggagctggtggtggtggggctgTGAGCTGA
- the LOC120665789 gene encoding nuclear pore complex protein NUP50A-like produces the protein MADDEQAPSSRKRVAGTQINKDNPEPDDDGPEQEMGTFKKAPEEVMATRRIVKVRRQQPSSAPSNPFSAIRFTPTDSSVQASAPVTEPQPSEVKADEGSNDSAKETLPMSDKNASSGEVTEIQKDESAVKTDSGATTEAPPQPVETSDKAEDTKDQSGGDKVVVGEPKEGDSMPSEVEGKTNDRDAEEKKGADEAGNEDEISKDDTEKKDGGESETKDGLSDEQKDADSKGQSSSSAPLFSFKNMSSGQNAFTGLAGTGFSSTSFSFGSASKDGSSAGPLFGLKTDGSSFPSFNLGATNNGSSSTVLATSGEAPKKFAMTEGPVETGEENEKAVFTADSALYEYLDGGWKERGKGELKLNVSVSGDERARLVMRTKGNYRLVLNASLYDDMALKDMDKKGVTFACMNSIGELQSGLATFALKFKDTAMREEFKGAVEAHKARKAPDVPLKTPENSPKAAEV, from the coding sequence ATGGCGGATGATGAACAGGCGCCAAGCTCTAGGAAGAGGGTTGCAGGTACCCAAATCAACAAGGATAATCCTGAGCCTGATGATGACGGACCAGAGCAAGAGATGGGTACGTTTAAGAAAGCTCCCGAGGAAGTGATGGCAACCCGAAGAATTGTAAAGGTTCGGCGCCAGCAGCCGTCCTCAGCTCCTTCTAATCCTTTCTCTGCAATCAGATTTACCCCCACAGATTCTAGTGTTCAAGCGAGTGCCCCTGTCACAGAACCTCAACCTTCAGAAGTCAAAGCTGATGAAGGCAGCAACGACAGTGCTAAAGAAACTTTGCCTATGTCGGACAAGAATGCTAGCTCTGGTGAGGTAACTGAGATTCAGAAGGATGAATCAGCTGTGAAAACTGACTCTGGTGCCACAACTGAAGCGCCGCCTCAACCTGTTGAAACTAGTGACAAAGCAGAAGACACAAAGGATCAATCTGGTGGAGACAAAGTAGTAGTTGGAGAACCCAAGGAAGGTGACAGTATGCCATCTGAAGTTGAGGGCAAAACAAACGACAGAGATGCTGAAGAAAAGAAAGGGGCAGATGAAGCTGGAAATGAAGATGAAATCAGTAAGGATGATACTGAGAAGAAAGATGGAGGTGAATCAGAGACCAAGGATGGGTTGTCTGATGAGCAGAAAGATGCTGATAGCAAAGGGCAGTCCTCATCATCAGCACCTCTTTTCTCCTTTAAGAATATGTCAAGTGGTCAAAATGCCTTCACAGGTCTGGCTGGAACTGGATTTTCAAGCACATCATTCTCATTTGGCTCGGCATCTAAAGATGGATCAAGTGCTGGTCCTCTATTTGGGCTGAAGACTGATGGTTCTTCATTCCCTTCTTTTAACCTTGGTGCTACCAATAACGGTAGTTCCTCCACAGTGCTCGCTACTTCAGGAGAGGCACCCAAGAAATTTGCTATGACAGAGGGCCCTGTTGAAACTGGTGAAGAAAATGAGAAGGCTGTATTTACTGCTGACTCTGCTTTGTATGAGTATTTAGATGGGGGCTGGAAAGAACGGGGAAAAGGTGAACTGAAGCTGAACGTCTCTGTATCTGGTGATGAGAGAGCCCGGCTCGTCATGAGGACCAAGGGAAATTACCGGCTGGTCCTGAACGCGAGCCTCTACGACGACATGGCGCTCAAGGACATGGACAAGAAGGGAGTGACGTTCGCCTGCATGAACAGCATCGGCGAGTTGCAGAGCGGCCTCGCAACGTTTGCTCTGAAGTTCAAGGACACCGCCATGAGGGAGGAGTTCAAGGGCGCGGTGGAGGCTCACAAGGCGAGGAAGGCACCTGATGTGCCACTGAAGACGCCCGAGAACTCCCCAAAGGCAGCCGAGGTCTGA
- the LOC120665790 gene encoding late embryogenesis abundant protein B19.3-like: protein MASGQESREELDRMAREGETVVPGGKSLEAQEHLAEGRSRGGQTRSEQLGHEGYSEMGSKVGQTQKEQLSEEGYKEMGSKGGQTRKEQLGHEGYSEMGRKGGLSTKEESGGERAAREGIEIDESKFRTKS from the exons atggcGTCCGGGCAGGAGAGCAGGGAGGAGCTGGACCGCATGGCCCGCGAGGGCGAGACCGTCGTCCCCGGCGGCAAGAGCCTCGAGGCGCAGGAGCACCTCGCCGAGG GGCGTAGCCGCGGCGGGCAGACCCGGAGCGAGCAGCTGGGTCACGAGGGCTACAGCGAGATGGGCAGCAAGGTCGGGCAGACCCAGAAGGAGCAGttgagcgaggaggggtacaaGGAGATGGGCAGCAAGGGCGGGCAGACCCGGAAGGAGCAGCTGGGCCACGAGGGGTACAGCGAGATGGGGCGCAAGGGCGGGCTCAGCACCAAGGAGGAgtccggcggcgagcgcgccgccCGCGAGGGCATCGAGATCGACGAGTCCAAGTTCAGGACCAAGTCCTAG